From one Sciurus carolinensis chromosome 9, mSciCar1.2, whole genome shotgun sequence genomic stretch:
- the Iqcf1 gene encoding IQ domain-containing protein F1 isoform X2 has product MEEEEQPEDNDDNPQQTSSPLSSPNPSETDILAETQNTDNNDVDLEEPPAIQISEEDMSVIKIQAWWRGTLVRRTLLHAALRAWVIQCWWRLMQAKFTEKRRRVTLDKFSREEWAAVRLQSWARMWRIRQRYCQVLNAVRIIQAYWRCHTCASRGLIKGQYRVTASQLHLELEILLGSGPCVVTECIPLPIKQ; this is encoded by the exons ATG gaggaggaggagcagcctgAAGATAATGATGATAATCCTCAGCAGACATCATCTCCTTTATCTTCACCGAACCCATCAGAG ACTGATATTCTGGCTGAGACACAGAACACAGACAATAATGATGTGGACTTAGAAGAA CCTCCAGCGATTCAGATCTCTGAAGAAGATATGTCAGTTATAAAGATCCAGGCCTGGTGGCGGGGCACACTGGTTCGTAGGACACTGCTACACGCTGCCCTCAGGGCCTGGGTCATTCAGTGCTGGTGGAGGCTGATGCAGGCAAAATTTACAGAGAAGAGGCGACGGGTGACACTGGATAAATTTTCACGGGAGGAGTGGGCAGCAGTCAGGTTGCAGTCCTGGGCCCGCATGTGGCGCATCCGTCAGCGCTACTGCCAGGTTCTCAATGCTGTTCGTATCATCCAGGCCTACTGGAGGTGCCACACCTGTGCTTCCCGGGGTCTCATCAAAGGCCAATATCGAGTCACAGCTAGCCAGCTGCATCTTGAATTGGAGATCCTGCTGGGCTCAGGGCCTTGTGTTGTGACAGAATGTATTCCCCTCCCAATAAAGCAGTGA
- the Iqcf1 gene encoding IQ domain-containing protein F1 isoform X1 translates to MELVITPVLNTCGFVYKEEEEQPEDNDDNPQQTSSPLSSPNPSETDILAETQNTDNNDVDLEEPPAIQISEEDMSVIKIQAWWRGTLVRRTLLHAALRAWVIQCWWRLMQAKFTEKRRRVTLDKFSREEWAAVRLQSWARMWRIRQRYCQVLNAVRIIQAYWRCHTCASRGLIKGQYRVTASQLHLELEILLGSGPCVVTECIPLPIKQ, encoded by the exons gaggaggaggagcagcctgAAGATAATGATGATAATCCTCAGCAGACATCATCTCCTTTATCTTCACCGAACCCATCAGAG ACTGATATTCTGGCTGAGACACAGAACACAGACAATAATGATGTGGACTTAGAAGAA CCTCCAGCGATTCAGATCTCTGAAGAAGATATGTCAGTTATAAAGATCCAGGCCTGGTGGCGGGGCACACTGGTTCGTAGGACACTGCTACACGCTGCCCTCAGGGCCTGGGTCATTCAGTGCTGGTGGAGGCTGATGCAGGCAAAATTTACAGAGAAGAGGCGACGGGTGACACTGGATAAATTTTCACGGGAGGAGTGGGCAGCAGTCAGGTTGCAGTCCTGGGCCCGCATGTGGCGCATCCGTCAGCGCTACTGCCAGGTTCTCAATGCTGTTCGTATCATCCAGGCCTACTGGAGGTGCCACACCTGTGCTTCCCGGGGTCTCATCAAAGGCCAATATCGAGTCACAGCTAGCCAGCTGCATCTTGAATTGGAGATCCTGCTGGGCTCAGGGCCTTGTGTTGTGACAGAATGTATTCCCCTCCCAATAAAGCAGTGA
- the Iqcf5 gene encoding IQ domain-containing protein F5, giving the protein MGKRSIFWVGKDKSSSLTTETAAVFIQAWWRGTLVRRTLLHASLRAWVIQSWWRQTRVKLMQNRRRNALEFYARREWAAVTLQAWVRMWRIRQRYCRLLNAVRIIQVYWRWHSCHTRGFIQGDYDLKENQLNIQLEISLGSQACKVQQRIPLPLKE; this is encoded by the exons ATGGGGAAAAGGAGT atattctGGGTGGGAAAGGACAAGTCCTCTAG CTTGACCACAGAGACTGCCGCTGTGTTCATCCAGGCCTGGTGGCGAGGCACGTTGGTACGCCGCACACTGTTGCATGCTTCTCTCAGGGCGTGGGTCATCCAGTCCTGGTGGAGGCAGACGCGGGTGAAGCTGATGCAAAATAGGCGGCGGAATGCGCTGGAGTTCTATGCACGGAGAGAATGGGCAGCCGTCACGCTGCAGGCATGGGTCCGAATGTGGCGCATACGCCAGCGATACTGTCGTTTGCTAAATGCTGTCCGCATCATCCAGGTCTATTGGCGCTGGCATAGTTGTCATACCCGTGGTTTTATTCAGGGAGACTATGATCTCAAAGAAAACCAATTGAATATTCAACTTGAAATCTCTCTGGGCTCACAAGCTTGTAAGGTGCAACAACGCATACCCCTTCCATTAAAAGAATGA